Proteins from a genomic interval of Oncorhynchus nerka isolate Pitt River linkage group LG13, Oner_Uvic_2.0, whole genome shotgun sequence:
- the LOC115139917 gene encoding ubiquitin-conjugating enzyme E2 G1-like, which yields MTEQSALLLRKQLAELNKNPVEGFSAGLIDDEDIYKWEVVIIGPQDTLFEGGFFKAYLTFPYDYPLRPPKMKFITEIWHPNVAKNGDVCISILHEPGEDKFGYEKPEERWLPIHTVETIMISVISMLADPNSDSPANVDAAKEWREDPNGEFKRKVARCVRKSQEMAFD from the exons ATGACTGAACAATCAGCATTACTTCTTCGAAAGCAATTGGCAG AGCTCAACAAGAACCCAGTGGAGGGCTTTTCAGCTGGCCTAATAGATGATGAGGATATATACAAATGGGAGGTGGTCATCATAGGGCCACAAGACACCCTCTT TGAAGGAGGGTTTTTCAAAGCATACCTGACCTTTCCCTATGATTATCCACTACGGCCTCCCAAGATGAAGTTCATCACTGAAATCTGGCATCCTAATg TGGCAAAGAATGGTGATGTATGTATCTCAATACTGCATGAGCCAGGAGAGGACAAGTTTGGCTATGAGAAACCAGAGGAACGTTGGCTTCCAATCCACACTGTAGAGACGATTATGATTAGTGTGATCTCCATGCTGGCCGACCCTAACAGTGATTCGCCTGCTAATGTGGATGCTGCG AAAGAGTGGAGGGAGGATCCTAATGGTGAATTCAAGAGGAAGGTGGCTCGCTGTGTACGGAAAAGCCAGGAGATGGCATTTGACTAG